The DNA segment AGATTTAGATGTGTTGAGGGCTGGTCTATGGTTGTACCTTGGATTGGTTTTAAACTCTCAGATTTAATAAAATATGTAAAACCTCTTTCAAGTGCAAAATATATCTATTTTGAAACTCTTTTTGATGATGAGATGTTTCCAGATCAAGCAAGAAAATATTTCTCTGCTATTTCATATCCTTATGTTGAAGGTCTAAGAATGGATGAAGCAATGAATGATTTAACTATTTTAGCTGTTGGACTCTATGGTTCAAGCCTGCCAAAACAAAATGGTGCACCACTTAGACTTATTGTCCCTTGGAAATATGGGTTTAAATCAATAAAGTCAATTGCAAAAATCTCTTTTGTTGATAAAGAACCTTTAAACTCATGGCAAAAAGAGAATCCAAAAGAGTATGGATTTTATGCAAATGTAAATCCAAATGTGGATCATCCAAGATGGTCACAAAAAAAAGAGAGAGTGTTAGGAAGTTTTTTTAAACAAAATACTTTGATGTTCAATGGCTATGAAAAAGAGGTTGCACATCTTTATAAAGATATGGATTTAACTAAATATATTTAAGGATAAATGTGAATAAAATTTTATTAATACTATTTTTACTATTTCCTCTTTTTTATCTTTTACTAAAGCTATTTTATTTTGATGATGTGGCTGATCCAATAAAGTATATATATACAATAACTGGATTTTCATCTCTTATTTTACTTCTTATTACCACTTCATTATCTTTGATAAAAAAGTATCTAAATCTAATAAAATATAGAAAAATAGTTGGATTAAGCGGATTTTTTTATGCATTTTTACATTTTCTAAATTTCATTATTTTGGATATGCAAGTAGACTTTGATTCTATCTTAAAAGAGAGTTTTGAAAAGCCTTTTATTTTTCTTGGAATGAGCTCTTTTTTACTTCTTCTTTTTATGGCATTTACCTCCTCTTCAGCTCTTTTTAAAAAGTATCATAAATATCATAAAGTAATCTATTTAGTGTTGGTCTTAACAACCATACATTTTATTATGGCTCAAAAAAGTTTATCTATCTTAGAGATTTTTTTTGTAGGAATCATTTTATTAATTGGTTTTTTTAAACTTCTACAACAGATTATTAATATAAATAATTTGAATTAGAAGAATATTATTTTTAAGTTATTTATACAACTAATTTAGTTATAGTTTTTTTAAGATATGTTAGGGAGTTGTATAGATGAATAATTGGAAAATAGGTAATAAATTAAACTTATTGATATTAATAAGTTCTTTAGTTGGATTGGTAATCACAATGATTATTTTTTCTTTTTATATAAGTGGCATAAAGATTGATGTTTATAATAAATCTGCAAATAGTTTAAACTCAATAGTGGAACAAAAACTTTTGGCAAAAGAAGAGATCTGTATATCAAATGCAATATCAATTGCAAATGATGGAAGAATCAAAGTTGCATTAAAAAATAAAAATAGAGAAGAATTAGTTTCAATTTTACAAACACTTTCTGCTGATTTTAAAAAAAATACAAATTTTAAAAATATAAAGATTCATATCCATGATGAGAATGGAGTATCATTTTTAAGATCATGGAAACCTGAAAAAAATGGTGATAAATTACTTTCAAAAAGGGGATCAATCTCAACAGTTTTTAATGAAAAAAAAGCAGTTGTTGGAACTGAAATTGGTGTTTCAAATGTGAATTTAGTTGGTGTTGCTCCAATTATTGAAAATGGTGAATATTTAGGTAGTATAGAGTTTAAAGCGGGATATAACTCAATAATCAAAGATATGAGTAAATATAATAATGCTCATCTTCTTATGCTTTTAGATAAAAGTATTGTTTTTAGTGAAAATGTAAATAGTTTAAAAAGTGTTGGAAAATATGCTTTAAATCAAAAATCATTTAATAAAGATTTTGCAGAATTTGCAGCTACTTTAGATTTAAAAAGTATTGAACAAAAGGGTTATTTAGTAAAAGATAATTATTTTGTAACACTAAAACCAATTATTGATTATTCAAATAAAAAAATTGGATATTATGTTGTTGGGGAGGATTTAAATATTGTTGATGCTTCTGTTATGGATGCACAAAAAATCATTTATATAGCTCTAACACTTATTGTTGCAATACTTATTATTACAAGTTTAATTATAAAAATCTTTTCAACTAAAATTATAATAGAACCACTTAATCAGCTAAATAGTGCAATTTTATCAATCTCAAGAAATTCAGATACCTCAAATAGAGTTGAAGTAACAAGGGAAGATGAGATAGGAAAGGTTGCCTTGAATTTTAATAGTTATCTTCAACAAATAGAGGATGGTATAAAAAAAGATGCAAAAGTTATAGATGAAGCAATTGATATTGTGCATAAGGCAAGGGAAGGTTTTTATACTTATGAGATAAAAGAGGTTGCAAACTCGGCACAAGTAGAAGAGCTTAAACAAAATGTTAATGAGATGTTAAAAGTTACAAGAGATAATCTTGCTCTAATTACAAATGCAATTATTGAGTATGGAAATGCAAAATATGAGTATAAAATTGAGACAACAAGCTCAGGGAATATTGGTTCATTAATAAAAGGAACAAATGCTTTAGGTGTATCAATCTCTGAAATTTTGTGTATGGTTGATAATACAAGTACAAGATTGGCTCAAAGTGCAAAAGAGCTTGCAAGAACTTCTGAGATGCTATCATCATCTTCTACCCAACAAGCAGCCTCATTGGAAGAAACAGCAGCAGCAATAGAAGAGATCACATCAGCAATTTCACATACAGATGAAAAAACTCAAAAAATGATGACAATTGCAAAAGATTTAGAGAGTACAAGTAAACAAGATGATATGTTGGCACATAAAACTGGTCAAGCAATGGAAGGAATTAACCAAGCAACAAATGATATAGTTGAAGCTATTACAATAATTGATCAAATCGCCTTCCAAACAAATATTCTTTCACTTAACGCTGCTGTTGAAGCTGCAACTGCTGGTGAAGCTGGAA comes from the Halarcobacter ebronensis genome and includes:
- the msrP gene encoding protein-methionine-sulfoxide reductase catalytic subunit MsrP is translated as MNIINKKSWHIDEKEVTPKEIFEKRRTFLKLGAASLVCSSSIVEALAKEQLPIKTLKYIEDKNPQNLKLNSYEQITSYNNFYEFTTSKEGVKPLAHTLNTNSWDIVIDGLVEKEMILRFDEFIKKVDLEERIYRFRCVEGWSMVVPWIGFKLSDLIKYVKPLSSAKYIYFETLFDDEMFPDQARKYFSAISYPYVEGLRMDEAMNDLTILAVGLYGSSLPKQNGAPLRLIVPWKYGFKSIKSIAKISFVDKEPLNSWQKENPKEYGFYANVNPNVDHPRWSQKKERVLGSFFKQNTLMFNGYEKEVAHLYKDMDLTKYI
- a CDS encoding ferric reductase-like transmembrane domain-containing protein, translating into MNKILLILFLLFPLFYLLLKLFYFDDVADPIKYIYTITGFSSLILLLITTSLSLIKKYLNLIKYRKIVGLSGFFYAFLHFLNFIILDMQVDFDSILKESFEKPFIFLGMSSFLLLLFMAFTSSSALFKKYHKYHKVIYLVLVLTTIHFIMAQKSLSILEIFFVGIILLIGFFKLLQQIININNLN
- a CDS encoding methyl-accepting chemotaxis protein; translation: MNNWKIGNKLNLLILISSLVGLVITMIIFSFYISGIKIDVYNKSANSLNSIVEQKLLAKEEICISNAISIANDGRIKVALKNKNREELVSILQTLSADFKKNTNFKNIKIHIHDENGVSFLRSWKPEKNGDKLLSKRGSISTVFNEKKAVVGTEIGVSNVNLVGVAPIIENGEYLGSIEFKAGYNSIIKDMSKYNNAHLLMLLDKSIVFSENVNSLKSVGKYALNQKSFNKDFAEFAATLDLKSIEQKGYLVKDNYFVTLKPIIDYSNKKIGYYVVGEDLNIVDASVMDAQKIIYIALTLIVAILIITSLIIKIFSTKIIIEPLNQLNSAILSISRNSDTSNRVEVTREDEIGKVALNFNSYLQQIEDGIKKDAKVIDEAIDIVHKAREGFYTYEIKEVANSAQVEELKQNVNEMLKVTRDNLALITNAIIEYGNAKYEYKIETTSSGNIGSLIKGTNALGVSISEILCMVDNTSTRLAQSAKELARTSEMLSSSSTQQAASLEETAAAIEEITSAISHTDEKTQKMMTIAKDLESTSKQDDMLAHKTGQAMEGINQATNDIVEAITIIDQIAFQTNILSLNAAVEAATAGEAGKGFAVVAQEVRNLAGRSAEAAKKIKEIVTFAQEKTKEGKDTADKMVESFNFLNSKVSEVASLVTEVSEASGEQRQGMGQINDVINQLDKATQENANSSESVSQKAMALSELSSNLVSIVERTKFDKKRKDFVCDVNLVFDTTKLKLDHIIFKENNFSKVGNGQTWKVKTCTECDLGKWIEKHANEPYTKNADWEELLKVHENIHKNVQKYIDVDANNKRDKELLNIAHDIEDNTSKVFFYLDKIKEHKCKNGKFVRARDVLPKEVKNAKTYHEKILEYKKQESKKDRVYVPQNDDSDEWESF